The Notolabrus celidotus isolate fNotCel1 chromosome 6, fNotCel1.pri, whole genome shotgun sequence nucleotide sequence TAACTCATCCTTTCTGTATTTATGtacttttatttgatcttatatGCAACATATAGATAGATATAGACTCTGACTCCTGATTGTGAGAGTGAAACGCTCAGTTTGTCTTTAACAGAAGTTTAAGAAAGACCCCTACGTCACCACGCTGGGCGGATTCTCCAAAGTCACAAACTACATCTACGACGCCTTCCGGGGGACGGAGGAGCAGCACCAGCGCCCCCCGGAGGAGGTGGCCGACCTGCTGGGAGAGGTGATCCCCGGGCTGGAGATCAACCAGCAGGAGGAGCCGGGCTTCGAGGTCATCACCAGGGTGAGAGGACCTTAGACTCCACACTTCACCtgctctgtaactgtgctggtgtgtgtgtttcagtgaaacggtgtgtgtgtttcagtgaaacagtgtgtgtgtgtgtgtgtgttctcctcaGATCGACCTCGGGGTGCGGCCTCAGGTAACGAGGGGGGCGCCGCTGTCAGTGGAGGACTGGACCAAATACCAGGACCATGAGGGGAGGATGACCAACGTCCCCCTCCTCAAACACGCCATCTTCAAGGGGGCAAGTACACTTCACCATTTATCTCTTATTCAACGTCTTATTATTATCACTGATATTAATATAACtattataatattaaaaatgtgttttgttcttattattattactaatacTATTGTAATGTCTTTGttgtatctctgtgtgtgtgtgtgtgtgtgtgtgtgtgtgtgtgtctgcagggtcTGTGTCACGCGGTGAGGAAGGAGGCCTGGAAGTTTCTGCTGGGATATTTCCCCTGGGAGAGCACGCTAGAGGAGAGGAAGGTCCTGCAGAGAGCCAAAACGTAacagacacactctctctcacacacacacacacacacacacacaaacacacacacacacacacacacacacacacacacacacacacactccgttCTGTGCGCTGAGTCCCTGTGATCTCTGATGTGGGTGTCAGTTTGTTGAAGTCATCACACCTGGAGGTTCCACTGCTCTGAGGTCAGCCAGGTGTCACATGATCACTCAGGTGTCTCTCATCAGGCTGTGGACGTctgtgtgatgtcacagatctgtgtgatgtcacagatctttgtgatgtcacagatcTGTCTGATGTCACAGATCTGCGTGATGTCACAGATCTTTGTGATGTCACAGACctgtgtgatgtcacagatctttgtgatgtcacagatctgcgtgatgtcacagatctttgtgatgtcacagatctgcgtgatgtcacagatctttgtgatgtcacagacttgtgtgatgtcacagatctttgtgatgtcacagatctttgtgatgtcacagatcTGCGTGATGTCACAGACttgtgtgatgtcacagatctttgtgatgtcacagatcTGCGTGATGTCACAGAGCTCTGTAGAGGCTGAGGCTGAGACTGACCTCGCATTGATCACGTTTGAGATGGGCTTTATTAATATATTAGTCTCCATGGTAACGGGGGTGGCGGTTGTTGTGATGgtgctgatgtgtgtgtctcCATGGTAACAGGGATGAGTACTTCAGGATGAAGCTGCAGTGGAAGTCCGTGAGcgaggagcaggagaggaggaactCTCGGCTCAGAGACTACAAGAGTCTGATCGGTGAGTCTGAGAGAGACGTGGAGAGTGAAAGGACGAGTGTTAACGTGTGTCCTCTATGAAACCTGTTCAacgttctccctctctctctccgtccaaTCAGAGAAAGACGTGAACCGGACCGACAGAACCAACCGCTTCTACGAAGGCATCGATAACCCGGGTCTGACCCTGCTCCACGACATCCTCATGACCTACTGCATGTTCGACTTCGACCTGGGTGAGTCCGCTTTCATCCTGCTCCTGACCCAGACTTTCATCTGAGGctaactctcctcctcctcctcctcctcctcctcctcctcttcctcagggtACGTTCAGGGTATGAGTGACCTCCTGTCTCCGGTCCTGTATGTGATGGAGAACGAGGTGGACGCATTCTGGTGCTTCGTGTCCTTCATGGATCAGATGGTGAGCTGAGTGTTGAGAGTCAGCCTgctgtcaggtgtgtgtgtgtgtgtgtgtgtgtgtgtgtgtgtgtgtgtgtgtgtgtgtgtgtgtgtgtgtgtgtgtgtgtgtgtgtgtgtgtgtgtgtgtgtgtgtgtaaggtttgtgtgtctgacatgtgtctgtgtgtttcagcatcATAACTTCGAGGAGCAGATGCAGGGGATGAAGACTCAGCTGATCCAGCTCAGCACTCTGCTCAGACTGCTGGATCTGTCCTTCTGGAATTACCTTGGTACGAGCCCCCCTGCCTCACCTGTAGACGTTCCCCCGTGTGTTCTATGTTGATGCTGTCTGTGTAGTGTTCTGAGGGCGGGTTCTGAacaggtgtgctgtgtgtccTCTTCAGAGTCTCAGGATTCAGGGTACCTGTACTTCTGTTTCCGCTGGCTGTTGATCCGGTTTAAGAGAGAGCTCAGCTTCCAGGACGTGCTGCGGCTCTGGGAGGTCGGTCACATGATCCTCACATGTTTGACCTGTGTCTGTGTTAACCTGTGTTCACCTGTTCACCTGTGTTCACCTGTGTACGGGTCTCCAGGTGATGTGGACCGGGCTGCCTTGTCAAAACTTCCACCTGCTGGTCTGCTGTGCCATCCTGGACTCCGAGAAACAGAAGATCATGGAGGAAAACTACGGCTTCAACGAGATCCTCAAGGTGACTGACTGAGTCCTCTGacccaggaggaggaggaggaggaggaggaggaagagagggaggatgatgatgatgatgatgatgatgatggtgatggtttAACCTGATCTATAATctgaccatgtgtgtgtgtgtctgtgtgtgtgtgtcaatgtgtgtgtttgttttcagcacaTCAACGAGCTCTCCATGAAACTGGACGTTGAAGAAATCCTGCAGAAGTCTGAGGGAATCTGTCTGCAGATAAGGAGCTGTAAGGTGCGTTCAAAGACCTCACCTTCTGTAGGAACTCTTCATGAGATGGTTGAGGCTGTGTGACTGGACACAGTGAGGTCACAGACAGTGAGGTCACAGAGAGGTCACAGAAAGGTCACAGAGAGGTCACAGTGAGGTCACAGAGAGGTCACAGTGAGGTCATAGTGAGGTCACAGACACTGAGGTCGGTCACAGTGAGGTAACACTGAGATCACAGAAAGGTCACAGTCAGGAAACAGAGGGGTCACAGTGAGGTCACAGTCAGGAAACAGAGGGGTCACAGTGAGGTCACAGAGATGATAGGAGTGTATGAATAAAACTCTCAGAGTAAACTCGGTGTGTGACCTCAGCATGTTAAATTTCTGATCACATGAATGCATCTTCAAACTGTTAATGATTGGTATGTGACTTTATGGTATAAGGATGTGTttgactctcctcctcctcctcctcctcaggacCTTCCTCACTCCATCAGCGTCATCCTGGGTTTGGACTCGTCCCTCTGTGGTTCTGgtcccacagactgtggatcaGCTCCGGCTCTAAGAGCGACTCACAGAGCGGACGCCTGCTCCAACGGACACTTAAGAGAAACCAGCTctcacaacaacagctgcaaagTGGCCTTCATATCGTAGTGAACAGAGACTGACTCACAGCGTCAGCAGGAGGGGCCCGACCCCCCACACAGCggggaggacgaggaggaagaggaagaggaggaggaggaagaggggggggggggaagaggGGGCTGTATAAAAAGAATCTGAGATTATTAAGAATcttatttttgtaatttcttGTACCATATTGTCTCTTTGAGTCATTCCTCTTTGCTGATGATGCTTCTAACGCTCCATCAGACCGGATCTGCAtcacagaggagggggaggagtcaaCTCCTCATCCAGCTCACATGAGACCGGATCTGCAtcacagaggagggggaggagtcaaCTCCTCATCCAGCTCACATGAGAcaggatctgctctgttgaagtCTATAAATCCATTTACAGACAGCAGCTTTGAACGTTgtcttcagaataaaagttaTCAGTTGTAGTCGACTCTGCGTCGTGTTacagagctcacacacacaccctgtcagCTCTGAGACTGTCACACACACCCTGTCAGCTCTGagactctctcacacacacactgtccacTCTgagactctcacacacacaccatgtccACACACCACTGACCTGTGAGTGCATGCGGACACCCCTACTCTCATGAGTTTGAATACACACATGACCATCACAGCATACATGAAGAAGGGAAAAATACAATATGGAGTCGTTACGGATAGATATGAAACAGAGTCGATCAGAGAGTCGGGCAGAGAGTCGATCAGAGAGTAGGGCAGAGAGTCGATCAGAGAGTAGGGCAGAGAGTCGATCAGAGAGTCGGGCAGAGAGTCGAGCAGAGAGTCGGGCATAGAGTCGAGCAGAGAGTCGATCAGAGAGTCGGGCAGAGAGTCGGGCAGAGAGTCGATCAGAGAGTCGGGCAGAGAGTCGATCAGAGAGTCGGGCAGAGAGTCGGGCAGAGAGTCGATCAGAGAGTCGATCAGAGAGTCAGGGAAAGAGAGTCGATCAGAGAGTCGGGCAGAGAGTCGATCAGAGAGTCGGGCAGAGAGTCGATCAGAGAGTCGGGCAGAGAGTCCGGCAGAGAGTCGATCAGAGAGTCGATCAGAGAGTCGGGCAGAGAGTCGATCAGAGAGTCGATCAGAGAGTCGATCAGAGAGTCGGGCAGAGAGTCGATCAGAGAGTCAGGGAAAGAGAGTCGATCAGAGCACACTGAGCGTCTTTACGTTTTAATTCATTCATGATTTTTCAGAAATGTCAGGGTGGAGGCTGAGCTCCTCGTCTTCTCTAAATGTCATTCAGCTGCTTTCATGTGAGTAATGGAcgtctcccccctctcctccccctctcccccctccctttgAGGGGAGGCCTCGGGCgtaggagggagaggagatggaggaaggTATCACCTGCGATCTGCTCATAAAGCCCCTCAGAGTCAGAACAAAGTGGCCCAGCTCCTCCTGACGCCTCTCTGCTCTTTCATTTCCTGTCAGGCAGGAAATTGTCTGAGCCGGTGGCTGATAGCACGCCGCCGCCTGCTGCCTGCTGCTAATCACCCACCATCTCTGAGGGTTTATTGAAGCTGAGTCTGTTTGTGAGGCCTGATGGTGGACTGTCATTCATTCAGATCAGTGTGAGGCTGCACAGAAACACTTTAAttagagaaacagagaaacagagccaCGATTCAGAGACACACTGACTCTGGACCTGAGGACAGGTTCAACACAGACTCATCAGCTTTGGTCCTGTTTTCAGTTTGAACCAGGTCTGTTTGACAAATTCAGAAACCACGCTGCACATGTGAGGGGTGGATCCATCGGGTGCTTTAACTTTAGAACTGTTAGCttcagagagaagcagaggatTCAAGCTGGAGGGAAACAGAATCACAACTTCTGagatcatcaatcaatccatcaatcaatccatcaatcaatccatccatcaatccatcaatcaatcaatcaatccatccatccatcaatccatcaatcaatcaatcaatccatcaatcaatcaatcaatccatccatcaatccatcaatcaatcaatcaatccatcaatccatccatcaatccatcaatcaatcaataatcaatcaatccatccatcaatccatcaatccatccatcaatccatccatcaatccatccatcaatccatccatcaatccatcaatcaatccatcaatccatcaatcaatcaatcaatcaatcaatccatccatcaatcaatccatccatcaatccatccatcaatccatccatcaatccatcaatcaatcaatccatcaatcaatcaattaatcaatctatcaatcaatcaatccatcaatcaatcaatcaatccatcaatcaatccatcaatcaattaatcaatccatcaatccatcaattaatcaatcaatcaatcaatcaatcaatcaatcaatcaatcaatcaattaatcaatcaatcaatccatccatccatccatccatcaatccatcaatcaatcaattaatcaatcaatcaatcaatcaatcaatcaatcaatcaatcaatcaatcaatcaatcaatcaatcaatcaatcaattaatcaatcaatcaatcaatccatccatccatccatcaatccatccatcaatcaatcaatcaatcaatcaatcaatcaatcaatcaatcaatcaatcaatcaatcaatcaatcaacaggcagaaacctccagcaggaccagactcatgttagacacacatctgctcctGTACGTaggcagaggcctacgcacggaGCCAAAATGTGACTACGAgtccacaagccctgtgattggtccacgcaattgcattgtatttcctgtattcacaacacttccgggatcgcTGCACATCTTCCATCGTCCTCGTTGTTTTgatctcctctgacgtctcctctctctctgtccctgttaTCAGAGAAAACACACCGCCATCAGCTGTTTCAGCACAGTGACGTCAATGTGACCGACACCGACACATCCACGCAgaggtataaaccaggcttaagccaatagcagtctgagcctataacagtctgagtctataacagtctgagcctataacagtctgagcctatagcagtctgagcctataacagtctgagcgtatagcagtctgagcctataacagtctgagcctataacagtctgagcctatagcagtctgagcctataacagtctgagcgtatagcagtctgagcctataacagtctgagcctataacagtctgagcctataacagtctgagcgtatagcagtctgagcctataacagtctgagcctatagcagtctgagcctataacagtctgagcgtatagcagtctgagcctataacagtctgagcctataacagtctgagcctatagcagtctgagcctataacagtctgagcgtatagcagtctgagcctataacagtctgagcctataacagtctgagtctatagcagtctgattctataacagtctgagcctatagcagtctgagcctacagcagtctgattctataacagtctgagcctatagcagtctgagtctatagcagtctgagtctataacagtctgagcctatagcagtctgagcctacagcagtctgggcctatagcagtctgagtctataacagtctaagcctatagcagtctgagcctataacagtctgagtctatagcagtctgagtctataacagtctgagtctataacagtctgagcctatagcagtctgagtctataacagtctgagtctataacagtctgagcctataacagtctgattctataacagtctgagcctatagcagtctgagcctacagcagtctgggcctatagcagtctgagtctataacagtctgagtctatagcagtctgagtctataacagtctgagtctataacagtctgagtctataacagtctgagcctataacagtctgagtctataacagtctgagtctataacagtctgagcctatagcagtctgagtctataacagtctgagcgtatagcagtctgagtctataacagtctgagcgtatagcagtctgagcctatagcagtctgagcctatagcagtctgagtctatagcagtctgagtctataacagtctgagcctatagcagtctgagcctatagcagtctaagcctatagcagtctgagtctatagcagtctgattctataacagtctgagcctatagcagtctgagtctatagcagtctgattctataacagtctgagcctatagcagtctaagcctatagcagcataactaagagctggtccaagcctgatccagctctaactataagccttatcaaaaaggaaagtttgaagcctactcttaaaagtagagagggggtctacCTCCCGGACTCTGGTGGAGGTTTGAGTCAGTCCAGTCTGGAtttgtttgttggtgtttttataTTCTAGTTATGTTTCAtaaatcttattttgaaaggttcgTCCTGTGAAAGcatttcctctgtctctggggcttttattttgaagtgaagCTGTTGGGAGGAGGGAGCAGCTGTTTGTGGAGGTGGGCGGAGCCTCAGCTGTGTGTCAGTATATATTGAGAGTCAGGGTCCGGAGTGtgtgtgacgtgtgtgtgttggtgtgtgtgtgtgtctctccttCAGTCAGGTGTGTCTCAGGGTGCAGAGCTGGAGCCGTGGTACTCTTACACTCACTGGTTCCCCATGGCCTCGGCCCATGTGATGAAGGACGGACCCCCTCCAGGGCCGCCCCCCAGGATGCAGCCCGCCATGATGATGTTCTCCAGCAAGTACTGGTCCCGGAGGGGTCTGTCCCTGGACTCCGCCATGTTCCAGCAGCAGCGCCACACGGGGGGGCAGATGGTGAGGAATgaacctcctcttcatcctcctcctcctcttcatcatctcacATCTtccaccttcatcatcatcttcctctctttgatcATCTGTTcacctcttcatcatcttcatcatcatcttcctcctctgcctcttcattttgtcttctttatcccctcctctccttcatccttCATCCTCCCGCCACTCCTCTTCTTCAACAGCATCGTCTTCATCCTCCACTGCCCCACCATCTTCACCTTCTCCCTAAACTCCATactgctcctcctccttctcctcctcatctcctcctctcctcctcctctcctcctctcctcctccttctcctcctcctctcctcctccttctcctcctcatctcctcctctcctcctctcctcctccttctcctcctcctctcctcctccttctcctcctccttctcctcctcatctcctcctcctctcctcctctcctcctccttctcctcctcctctcctcctccttctctcctcctcatctcatcctctcctcctctcctcctccttctcctcctcctctcctcctccttctcctcctccttctcctcctcatctcctcctcctctcctcctccttctcctcctcctctcctcctcctctcctcctccttctcctcctccttctcctcctcctctcctcctccttctcctcctccttctcctcctcatctcctcctcctctcctcctctcctcctccttctcctcctcctctcctcctccttctcctcctcatctcctcctccttctcctcctcatctcatcctctcctcctctcctcctccttctcctcctcctctcctcctccttctcctcctccttctcctcctcatctcctcctcctctcctcctctcctcctccttctcctcctcctctcctcctccttctcctcctcatctcctcctcctctcctcctctcctcctcctcctcctctcctcctctacctcctcctctcctcctcttcctcctcctcatctcctcctcctctcctcctccacctctcctcctcttcctcctcctcatctcctcctcctcatctcctccacctctcctcctctcctcctctcctcctctacctcatccttctcctctccacctctcctcctctcctcctctcctcctctacctcatccttctcctctcctcctcctcctctacctcctcctctcctcctctcctcctctcctcctcctccatccttccCTTCTGATCTTTGATTtgatgtaaaaacacaaaaacaatcaatctgAACTACATCACCTGATCAGCtcactcaggtgtgtgtgtgtatctgttggtgagagtgtatgtgtgtgtgtgtgtgtgtgtctgtgtgtgtgtgtgtttatatctgtATGTTTATATCTGTGGGTGagagtgtatgtgtatgtgtgtgtgtgtgtgtgtgtgtgtgtgtgtgtgtgtgtgtgtgtttatatctgtATGTTTATATCtgtgggtgagagagagagagtgt carries:
- the tbc1d15 gene encoding TBC1 domain family member 15, with the protein product MTSAERSGDMAADCSVQVLFEHEGVFIHPSTDEGVDQDLLVSGSLRIVDKDAEIVVEYRPQEDSVDSTNMLCAGKDSSSVVEWTQSSGERSNQLLETQQSYETEWDMINAVSFKKRACTNGEGSLNHSHERNKWAFSFSISDLRCVTVKEEGWTFLIFKLKESSSLPPLHFHQGGSTEFLDGLRRFALLTESADDASCLMVSTPNKALSQSFENLLDDNNFGLKFKKDPYVTTLGGFSKVTNYIYDAFRGTEEQHQRPPEEVADLLGEVIPGLEINQQEEPGFEVITRIDLGVRPQVTRGAPLSVEDWTKYQDHEGRMTNVPLLKHAIFKGGLCHAVRKEAWKFLLGYFPWESTLEERKVLQRAKTDEYFRMKLQWKSVSEEQERRNSRLRDYKSLIEKDVNRTDRTNRFYEGIDNPGLTLLHDILMTYCMFDFDLGYVQGMSDLLSPVLYVMENEVDAFWCFVSFMDQMHHNFEEQMQGMKTQLIQLSTLLRLLDLSFWNYLESQDSGYLYFCFRWLLIRFKRELSFQDVLRLWEVMWTGLPCQNFHLLVCCAILDSEKQKIMEENYGFNEILKHINELSMKLDVEEILQKSEGICLQIRSCKDLPHSISVILGLDSSLCGSGPTDCGSAPALRATHRADACSNGHLRETSSHNNSCKVAFIS